The following are from one region of the Osmerus mordax isolate fOsmMor3 chromosome 1, fOsmMor3.pri, whole genome shotgun sequence genome:
- the LOC136941127 gene encoding caspase recruitment domain-containing protein 19-like, with protein MGDTFHDQLLEDSRFLKSDRRLDTELVDKLILQLNRIYPQILSDKEATKFRDLDVPTCIRLSELLNHLQGRGEEACREFYRALHLHVEDVYYSLPTRLRLRDDPFSVPLVKCNQRYALNDKGPLFFLGCFSVAVGMAMLYYYGESRVSGGSRALGLVALGLGRTAREVLIWYSEDNISM; from the exons ATGGGAG ACACCTTCCATGACCAACTACTGGAGGACAGCCGGTTCCTCAAATCCGACAGGAGGCTGGACACAGAACTGGTGGACAAACTCATCCTTCAGCTCAACAGGATCTACCCGCAGATTCTCTCAGACAAGGAGGCCACCAAA TTCAGGGACCTGGACGTTCCCACCTGCATCCGTCTGTCAGAACTGCTCAACCacctgcaggggagaggagaggaagcctGTCGGGAGTTCTACAGGGCGCTTCACCTGCATGTGGAGGATGTGTACTACAGCCTGCCCACACGCCTCCGCCTCAGAG ATGACCCCTTCAGTGTTCCACTCGTAAAGTGCAATCAGAGATATGCGCTAAATGACAAAG GTCCTCTGTTCTTCCTGGGTTGTTTCAGCGTTGCCGTGGGGATGGCCATGTTGTATTACTACGGAG AGTCCAGAGTGTCTGGCGGCAGTCGGGCCCTGGGCTTGGTggctctggggctggggagaaCGGCCAGAGAGGTGCTCATATGGTACTCCGAGGACAACATCAGCATGTAA